A stretch of Pseudolysobacter antarcticus DNA encodes these proteins:
- a CDS encoding DUF885 domain-containing protein: MHALPMKPLILAVAIVFGMGIYAPVRAAADVPTRVKALNDLLGEQWQYTLKEAPEFATILGDLRYNDKWSDQTLAHAQQQKKDAQGFLARFKAIDINGFADQDRLNQQLMVRQLQDNIRGTDLKLNEMPLDQFGGAHLQLAQFVSAIPFENTKNYEDYLTRLNNVPRLFDQMIEVLKQGEKDHLMPPRYLLEKVVTQCQSIAEPAGEASVFGHAVAKFPDAVPEADRKRLHDAIIAAVDSKVRPAYRKLADFVAKDYAPKGRTDPGLWSLPNGDELYKFAIEQQTTTNKSPQEIHELGLSEVKRIEGEQLKIAQKQGYKDLKSFRAAMAADPKTHASSRQQIVDLYKKYIAQMQPKLPELFGLLPKTQVEVLPVQEYREKEASGAEYNQGTPDGKRPGRVYVNTSDFANRTILNIESTAYHEGVPGHHMQISIAQSLADLPPFRRQAGYTAYIEGWALYAERLGEEVGFYQDPLSFYGHLSDELLRANRLVLDTGVHYKHWTRQQMVDFFHEHSSQDEPEVRAETDRYIVLPAQALAYKIGQLKILELRERAKKTLGAKFDIRAFHDQILNGGALPLDVLSERIDSWIATVK, encoded by the coding sequence ATGCACGCTTTGCCGATGAAACCTTTGATCCTTGCCGTTGCGATTGTTTTCGGCATGGGTATTTATGCGCCGGTTCGCGCTGCCGCCGATGTGCCGACGCGTGTGAAAGCGCTGAACGATCTGCTCGGCGAGCAGTGGCAATACACGCTCAAGGAAGCGCCCGAGTTTGCAACGATTCTTGGTGATCTGCGCTACAACGACAAGTGGAGCGATCAGACGCTGGCACATGCGCAGCAGCAGAAAAAAGACGCGCAAGGTTTTCTCGCGCGCTTCAAGGCGATCGACATCAACGGTTTTGCCGATCAGGATCGGCTCAATCAGCAATTGATGGTGCGCCAGTTGCAAGACAACATCCGTGGCACCGACTTGAAACTCAATGAAATGCCGCTCGATCAGTTCGGTGGTGCGCATTTGCAACTGGCGCAATTCGTCTCGGCGATACCGTTCGAAAACACCAAGAATTACGAAGATTATCTGACGCGTCTGAATAACGTGCCGCGCTTGTTCGATCAGATGATCGAGGTGCTCAAGCAGGGCGAAAAAGATCACCTGATGCCGCCGCGTTATCTGCTCGAAAAAGTGGTGACGCAGTGTCAGTCGATCGCGGAACCTGCGGGCGAAGCCAGCGTGTTCGGCCATGCCGTGGCGAAATTTCCCGACGCGGTGCCCGAGGCGGATCGCAAGCGCCTGCACGATGCGATTATTGCCGCGGTCGATAGCAAAGTGCGCCCGGCGTATCGCAAGCTCGCTGATTTTGTCGCCAAGGATTACGCGCCGAAAGGCCGCACCGATCCAGGTCTGTGGTCGTTGCCGAACGGGGATGAACTGTACAAATTCGCGATCGAGCAGCAGACCACGACCAACAAATCGCCGCAGGAAATCCACGAGCTTGGCCTGAGCGAAGTCAAGCGCATCGAAGGCGAGCAGCTCAAGATTGCGCAGAAGCAGGGCTACAAGGATCTCAAGAGTTTCCGCGCGGCAATGGCTGCCGATCCGAAGACGCACGCGAGCTCGCGCCAGCAGATTGTGGATCTGTACAAAAAATACATCGCACAGATGCAGCCGAAGTTGCCCGAGTTGTTCGGCTTGTTGCCGAAGACCCAGGTCGAAGTTTTGCCGGTGCAGGAATACCGCGAGAAGGAAGCCAGCGGCGCTGAATACAACCAGGGTACGCCGGATGGCAAACGTCCGGGCCGTGTTTACGTGAATACCAGCGACTTTGCCAATCGCACCATTCTCAATATCGAATCGACCGCCTATCACGAAGGCGTGCCGGGCCATCACATGCAGATTTCGATTGCGCAGAGTTTGGCTGATCTGCCGCCGTTCCGTCGGCAGGCCGGTTACACCGCGTATATCGAAGGCTGGGCGCTGTATGCCGAGCGGCTCGGCGAGGAAGTCGGCTTCTATCAGGATCCGCTGAGTTTCTACGGTCATTTGTCGGATGAACTGTTGCGCGCGAATCGCCTCGTGCTCGATACCGGTGTGCATTACAAGCATTGGACGCGGCAGCAGATGGTCGATTTTTTCCACGAGCATTCGTCGCAGGACGAACCCGAAGTGCGGGCCGAAACCGATCGCTATATCGTGCTGCCCGCTCAGGCGCTGGCCTACAAGATCGGCCAGCTGAAGATTCTCGAATTGCGCGAGCGGGCGAAGAAAACGCTCGGCGCCAAGTTCGATATCCGTGCCTTCCACGACCAGATATTGAACGGCGGTGCGTTGCCGCTTGATGTGCTCAGTGAGCGCATCGACAGCTGGATCGCCACGGTGAAGTAG
- a CDS encoding glycoside hydrolase family 94 protein, translating into MAKKKPPNAPPLRAELFSMAQMEAHGRKLAQSHRVRFGKAPDQLLARLTSNERALLEACELLSKAVASGRQITPAGEWMLDNFYLIEEQINTARRHLPKGYSWELPQLSEGASRGLPRVYDIALETIAHSDARVDGESIRRVVAAYQKISPLTLGELWAIPIMLRLALIENLRRAADRTAAGRRERNIAISWATRMIDAAENDPKNLILITADMARSNPPIDSPFVSELTRRLQGHGSTLALPLTWMQQHLAESGLSIEQLVQSGQQGQAADQVSVSNSIGSLRFLGVMDWREFVDAMSLVEQTLCEDPAGIYAAMDFATRDNYRHKIEALANRCALSQGEIARHAIDLAKAAAAADERARHVGFYLIDDGLLLLQRAISARIGLFRWLQRSAKRMPVFGYLGSIAVMTALLSFFVLHPALDHSVAGWRLLLICVLVVIGVSELAVALINWLATRMATPQPLPRMDYSQGLPAGARTLVVVPTMLSDIAGVHELMLGLEVRFLANRDRQLHFALLTDFTDAPTQSMPQDEILLQLASTRINELNEKYGDGKNETFFLLHRPRLWNERERTWMGVERKRGKLGDLNALLRGHAGDRFSLIVGDITPLQQVKYVITLDTDTQLPRDTAREFIATLMHPLNRAVHDPRSGRVIAGYGILQPRVAVSLSGSNRSRYARLHSGDSGVDPYTRAVSDVYQDLFDEGSFIGKGIYDVDAFERALNGRFPDNRILSHDLLEGNYARSGLLSDVQLYEDYPSRYSSDVKRRHRWIRGDWQIMAWLLPWVPSTAGKYERNPLSSLSRWKILDNLRRSLVPLALVGMFVVGWTLFSSAWFLTAAVLGILLIPAIFISALDLVQKPAETKLLAHLASAASAAGLHFFKAAFLLACLPYEAYYNFDAIVRTLLRMFVTRRNLLEWQESNVQNAAPQEGVINSLRTMWIAPILAVVLAIVLQRPHPHALLVAAPILLLWLLAPVWAWWLSRPLQRGESKISTQQAQFLGERARRTWGFFEHFVNADENWLPPDNFQEQPLRVTAHRTSPTNIGMALLANLAAHDFGYITASQLLARTSATFATMQRLERYRGHFYNWYDTLDLQPLQPMYISTVDSGNLAGHLLTLRPGLCALMHEPILARRWSGGLRDTFGLLSTACSDTPSGLLAEFAQTLAVCEAMPPPALIEVRTQLENLTQIATQLESEFVGEAREETVRWSCALAAQCRGLLEELDRLAPWSAMPTAPAALSDLLPHSGIPSLHEIAEWQGRLAPQIQQHLQDPDSSDETRIWLNTLSEKLDASAAQAHERAQAIDKLATQCSEFARIEYDFLYDETRHLLSIGYNVNERRLDASFYDLLASEARLCNFVAIAQGQLPQESWFALGRLLATAEGEPMLLSWSGSMFEYLMPLLVMPTYTNSLLDQTYHAAVQRQIEYARKRGVPWGISESGYNTVDAAMNYQYRAFGVPGTGLKRGLAEDLVIAPYATALALMVEPELACNNLQQLAAAGFEGAHGFYEAIDYTPARVPRGQNSAIVRSYMAHHQGMSLLSFAYLLLDQPMQKRFASDPYFQATLLLLQERIPKATGFFVQPVGLADIRESSAGTPMPIRILSGQDTPLPEVQLLSNGRYHVMVSNAGGGYSRWKDLAVTRWREDGTCDSWGNFCYLRDISTGNTWSTSLQPTLARAETQEAIFSEARIEFRRRDGEFETHTEIVVSPEDDIELRRVRIINRSRSRRSIEITSYGEVVLAPAMADDAHPAFSNLFVQTEIVPNRRAILCTRRPRSLSEQVPWMFHQMAAHGAKVDEISYETDRLKFIGRGNTAADPQALKSFGALGGGQGSVLDPIVAIRHRITLEAEQSVVVDIVTGASETRDGCLGLIEKYQDRGLADRVFELAWTHSQVVLRQIDATESDAQLYARMASSIIYANASLRADASIIASNRRGQSGLWGYAISGDLPIVLVQIHDIGNIDLIRQMVQAHTYWRLKGLAVDLVIWNEEQAGYRQSLQDHIVGMIAAGVGASVIDKPGGIFVRHADQIASEDRILLQSVARVIIRDDVGTLAEQINQRGSIEARMPRFKANTLARIDGTPLQQLRRDDLLLENGSGGFSADGREYVIVTTQAQRTPLPWVNVLANPQFGCVISESGQSYTWSENAHEFRLTPWQNDPVSDSAGEAVYLRDEDSGHFWSPTPLPSCGVSNYITRHGFGYSIFEHVEQGIQSELCVYVAHDAPIKFLRLRLHNQSGYARRLSATGYVEWVLADLRARSAMHVFSEIDTETGALFARNAYNMEFADRVAFFDVDDSTRTLTCDRAEFIGRNGSLRSPAAMRRLRLSGKTGAGLDPCAAIQTVFELGIDDEIEVVFRLGVGRNAQEAREVVRRFRKPAAALDALETVEKYWQETLGTVQINTPDIALNALTNGWLVYQVMACRLWARSGYYQSGGAFGFRDQLQDAMALVHAAPQLLRAQIVLAASRQFPEGDVQHWWHPPAGRGVRTRCSDDYLWLPLATLRYVQATGDYAVLDEVIGFIEGRPVNANEDSHYDLPIPSAQTADLYTHCVRAIEHGLRLGEHGLPLMGTGDWNDGMNLVGFNGKGESVWLGFFLYQILDHFPQVSRRRNDETFAKRCIDASAKLRENLEQHAWDGEWYRRAYFDDGAALGSSANDECRIDSIAQSWSVLSGAGSAERRAQAMQSLYTHLVRKDLQLIQLLDPPFDTGKMDPGYIRGYVPGVRENGGQYTHAAVWATMAFAELGDSARAWELFDMINPINHALTAAQVDVYKVEPYVVAADVYAREPHGGRGGWTWYTGSAGWLYRLILESLLGLRIDGGRLHLRPHLRDDWQEFTLHYTHASTRYVIAVNRVAPMQAGGVSLDGVMQTDASVPLLDDGLEHAVQVYVARSAS; encoded by the coding sequence GTGGCGAAAAAGAAACCGCCGAACGCACCGCCGTTGCGCGCCGAATTGTTCAGCATGGCGCAGATGGAAGCGCATGGTCGCAAACTCGCGCAGAGTCATCGTGTGCGTTTTGGCAAGGCACCGGATCAATTGCTCGCGCGCCTCACATCCAACGAACGCGCGTTGCTCGAAGCCTGCGAACTGTTGTCAAAAGCGGTGGCGTCGGGTCGCCAGATCACGCCGGCGGGCGAGTGGATGCTCGACAATTTTTATCTGATCGAGGAACAGATCAATACCGCGCGGCGCCATTTGCCGAAAGGTTATAGCTGGGAATTGCCGCAGCTCAGTGAAGGCGCGTCGCGCGGCCTGCCGCGTGTCTACGACATCGCGCTCGAAACCATTGCGCACAGCGATGCGCGTGTCGATGGCGAAAGCATCCGGCGCGTGGTGGCGGCTTATCAGAAGATCAGCCCGTTGACGCTGGGTGAACTGTGGGCGATTCCGATCATGCTGCGACTCGCGCTGATCGAGAATCTGCGCCGCGCCGCGGATCGCACCGCCGCCGGTCGGCGCGAGCGCAATATCGCGATCTCGTGGGCTACGCGCATGATCGATGCGGCCGAGAACGATCCGAAAAACCTCATCCTCATCACCGCCGACATGGCGCGCTCGAATCCGCCGATCGACAGTCCATTCGTCTCCGAACTCACGCGACGTTTGCAGGGCCATGGATCGACGCTCGCCTTGCCGCTGACGTGGATGCAGCAGCATTTGGCCGAGTCCGGTCTGAGCATCGAGCAACTGGTGCAGTCCGGCCAGCAGGGCCAGGCCGCGGATCAGGTCAGCGTGAGCAACAGCATCGGCAGCCTGCGCTTTCTCGGGGTGATGGACTGGCGCGAATTCGTCGACGCGATGAGCCTGGTCGAGCAGACATTATGTGAGGATCCCGCCGGGATTTATGCCGCGATGGATTTCGCCACGCGCGATAATTATCGACACAAGATCGAGGCGCTTGCCAATCGCTGCGCACTCAGTCAGGGCGAGATCGCGCGGCACGCGATCGATCTTGCGAAAGCCGCAGCCGCCGCCGACGAGCGCGCACGGCACGTCGGATTTTATCTGATCGATGATGGCTTGCTGTTGCTGCAACGTGCAATTTCGGCGCGTATCGGCTTATTCCGCTGGCTGCAACGCAGCGCCAAACGCATGCCGGTTTTCGGTTATCTCGGCAGCATCGCGGTGATGACCGCGTTGTTGAGTTTTTTCGTGTTGCATCCGGCGCTCGATCACTCCGTTGCGGGCTGGCGATTGCTGCTGATATGCGTGCTGGTGGTGATTGGCGTGAGTGAACTTGCGGTTGCGCTGATCAACTGGCTCGCTACGCGCATGGCCACGCCGCAACCGCTGCCGCGTATGGATTACAGCCAGGGTTTGCCGGCCGGCGCACGTACGCTGGTGGTGGTGCCGACCATGCTCAGCGATATTGCCGGCGTGCATGAATTGATGCTCGGACTGGAAGTGCGTTTTCTCGCCAATCGCGATCGCCAACTGCATTTTGCGTTGCTCACGGATTTCACAGATGCGCCGACTCAGAGCATGCCGCAGGATGAGATTTTGCTGCAACTCGCCTCGACGCGCATCAACGAGCTCAACGAGAAATATGGCGACGGCAAGAACGAAACCTTTTTCTTGTTGCACCGGCCACGATTGTGGAACGAGCGCGAGCGCACGTGGATGGGCGTGGAGCGCAAACGCGGCAAACTCGGCGATCTGAATGCGCTGCTGCGCGGGCACGCTGGCGATCGCTTTTCGTTGATCGTCGGCGACATCACGCCGCTGCAGCAGGTCAAATACGTCATCACGCTGGATACCGATACGCAACTGCCGCGTGACACCGCGCGCGAGTTTATCGCCACACTGATGCATCCGCTGAATCGCGCCGTGCACGATCCACGCAGCGGTCGCGTCATCGCCGGCTATGGCATTCTGCAACCGCGCGTGGCGGTAAGTTTGAGCGGCAGTAATCGTTCGCGTTATGCGCGATTGCACAGCGGCGATTCGGGTGTTGATCCGTATACGCGCGCTGTTTCCGACGTGTATCAGGATCTGTTTGACGAAGGCTCGTTCATTGGCAAGGGCATCTACGATGTCGATGCGTTCGAGCGGGCGCTGAACGGACGTTTCCCCGACAACCGCATCCTCAGCCATGATTTGCTCGAAGGCAATTACGCGCGCTCGGGCCTGCTCAGTGATGTGCAGTTGTACGAGGATTATCCGTCGCGTTACAGCAGCGACGTGAAACGCCGGCACCGCTGGATTCGCGGCGACTGGCAGATCATGGCGTGGCTGTTGCCGTGGGTGCCGAGCACGGCGGGCAAGTACGAGCGCAATCCGTTGTCGTCGTTGTCGCGCTGGAAAATCCTCGACAATCTGCGTCGCAGCTTGGTGCCGCTGGCCTTGGTCGGCATGTTCGTGGTTGGTTGGACGCTGTTTTCATCGGCTTGGTTTTTAACCGCGGCGGTGCTCGGAATTTTGTTGATTCCGGCGATCTTCATCAGCGCTCTCGACCTGGTGCAAAAACCCGCGGAGACAAAATTGCTGGCGCATTTGGCCAGCGCGGCGAGCGCCGCTGGACTGCATTTTTTCAAGGCGGCGTTCCTGCTCGCGTGCCTGCCATACGAGGCGTACTACAACTTCGATGCGATCGTGCGTACGTTGCTGCGAATGTTTGTCACGCGCCGAAATCTGCTTGAGTGGCAGGAGTCGAACGTGCAGAACGCCGCGCCGCAAGAAGGTGTCATCAACTCGTTGCGCACGATGTGGATCGCACCAATATTGGCTGTGGTTTTGGCGATCGTTTTGCAGCGTCCGCATCCGCACGCGTTGCTGGTTGCTGCGCCGATCTTGCTGCTATGGCTGCTTGCACCAGTGTGGGCGTGGTGGTTGTCGCGACCACTGCAACGAGGTGAATCGAAAATCTCTACGCAGCAGGCGCAGTTTCTCGGTGAACGCGCGCGCCGCACTTGGGGATTTTTCGAGCATTTTGTCAATGCCGACGAAAACTGGTTACCGCCGGATAATTTTCAGGAACAGCCGTTACGCGTGACTGCGCATCGCACCTCGCCGACCAATATCGGCATGGCTTTGCTCGCGAATCTCGCGGCTCACGACTTCGGTTACATCACCGCCAGCCAGTTGCTCGCGCGCACGAGCGCGACGTTTGCGACGATGCAACGACTCGAACGTTATCGCGGCCATTTCTACAATTGGTACGACACGCTCGATCTGCAGCCATTGCAGCCGATGTATATCTCGACGGTCGACAGCGGCAATCTCGCCGGACATCTGCTGACCTTGCGTCCCGGCCTGTGTGCGCTCATGCACGAACCGATTCTCGCGCGCCGTTGGAGCGGCGGCCTGCGCGATACGTTCGGCTTGCTGAGCACAGCGTGCAGCGATACGCCATCGGGTTTACTGGCGGAGTTCGCACAAACGCTCGCCGTCTGCGAAGCCATGCCGCCGCCTGCGCTGATCGAGGTGCGCACGCAATTGGAAAATCTCACGCAAATCGCGACTCAGCTCGAATCCGAATTTGTCGGCGAAGCGCGCGAAGAAACCGTACGCTGGTCGTGTGCACTCGCAGCGCAATGCCGAGGATTGCTCGAAGAACTGGATCGACTCGCGCCATGGAGCGCGATGCCGACAGCGCCTGCGGCGTTGTCCGATCTGCTGCCGCATTCCGGTATTCCATCATTGCACGAAATCGCCGAATGGCAGGGTCGACTCGCGCCGCAAATCCAGCAGCATCTGCAGGATCCGGACAGCAGCGACGAAACGCGTATCTGGTTGAATACCTTGTCGGAAAAACTCGATGCAAGCGCGGCGCAGGCGCATGAACGTGCGCAAGCGATCGACAAACTCGCCACCCAGTGCAGCGAGTTCGCGCGTATCGAATACGATTTTCTCTACGACGAGACACGCCATCTTTTATCGATCGGCTACAACGTCAACGAGCGCCGCCTTGATGCGAGTTTTTACGATCTGCTCGCGTCCGAAGCGCGCCTGTGCAACTTCGTCGCGATCGCGCAAGGCCAGTTGCCGCAGGAAAGCTGGTTCGCGCTCGGGCGCCTGCTCGCGACCGCAGAAGGTGAGCCGATGCTGCTGTCGTGGAGCGGCTCGATGTTCGAATATCTGATGCCGCTGCTCGTGATGCCGACCTATACCAACAGCCTGCTCGACCAGACTTATCACGCAGCCGTGCAGCGCCAGATCGAATATGCGCGCAAGCGTGGCGTGCCGTGGGGTATTTCCGAATCCGGTTACAACACCGTCGATGCGGCGATGAATTATCAGTATCGTGCGTTCGGCGTGCCGGGCACCGGACTCAAGCGTGGCCTGGCCGAGGATCTGGTGATTGCGCCGTACGCAACGGCGCTCGCGTTGATGGTGGAACCGGAGCTTGCGTGCAACAACTTGCAGCAACTCGCCGCGGCCGGCTTTGAAGGCGCCCACGGTTTTTACGAGGCGATCGACTACACCCCTGCGCGTGTGCCACGCGGCCAGAACAGCGCGATCGTGCGTTCGTACATGGCACATCATCAGGGCATGAGCCTGTTGTCCTTTGCCTACCTGCTGCTCGATCAGCCGATGCAGAAACGTTTTGCATCCGATCCGTATTTCCAGGCGACTTTATTGCTGCTGCAGGAACGCATTCCGAAAGCGACCGGTTTTTTTGTGCAGCCGGTGGGTCTTGCCGACATCCGCGAAAGCAGCGCCGGCACGCCGATGCCGATCCGAATTCTCAGTGGTCAAGATACGCCGCTGCCGGAAGTACAACTGCTGTCGAACGGTCGTTACCACGTCATGGTCAGCAATGCCGGCGGCGGTTACAGCCGCTGGAAAGATCTCGCGGTCACGCGCTGGCGCGAAGACGGCACGTGCGATAGCTGGGGCAATTTCTGTTATCTGCGCGATATCAGCACCGGCAACACGTGGTCGACATCGTTGCAGCCGACACTCGCGCGCGCCGAAACCCAGGAAGCGATTTTCTCCGAGGCACGTATCGAATTCCGTCGCCGCGATGGCGAGTTCGAAACCCATACCGAGATCGTGGTGTCGCCCGAAGACGATATCGAATTGCGCCGCGTGCGCATCATCAATCGATCACGCAGCCGACGCAGCATCGAGATCACCAGTTACGGCGAAGTGGTGCTCGCGCCGGCGATGGCGGACGACGCGCATCCGGCGTTCAGTAACCTGTTTGTGCAGACTGAGATCGTGCCGAATCGGCGCGCGATTCTGTGCACACGCCGGCCGCGCTCGCTGAGCGAGCAGGTGCCGTGGATGTTCCATCAGATGGCGGCGCACGGCGCCAAAGTCGATGAAATTTCCTACGAAACCGATCGCCTGAAATTCATCGGTCGCGGCAATACCGCGGCCGATCCGCAGGCGTTGAAATCGTTCGGCGCGCTCGGTGGCGGACAAGGTTCCGTGCTTGATCCGATCGTCGCGATTCGTCATCGCATCACGCTCGAAGCCGAGCAATCGGTGGTCGTGGATATCGTCACGGGCGCGAGCGAAACCCGTGACGGATGTCTGGGGCTGATCGAAAAATATCAGGATCGCGGACTCGCTGATCGCGTGTTCGAACTCGCGTGGACGCATAGCCAGGTGGTGTTGCGTCAGATCGACGCGACCGAATCCGACGCGCAACTCTATGCGCGCATGGCCAGCTCGATCATCTACGCCAATGCCTCGCTGCGCGCGGATGCGAGCATCATCGCGAGCAATCGGCGCGGCCAGTCGGGCTTGTGGGGTTATGCGATTTCCGGCGATCTGCCGATCGTGCTCGTGCAGATTCACGACATCGGCAATATCGATCTGATCCGGCAGATGGTGCAGGCGCATACGTATTGGCGCCTGAAAGGTCTGGCGGTCGATCTGGTGATCTGGAACGAAGAGCAGGCCGGATATCGGCAGTCGCTGCAGGATCATATCGTCGGCATGATCGCCGCCGGCGTCGGTGCGAGCGTGATCGACAAACCCGGCGGAATTTTCGTGCGCCACGCCGACCAGATCGCGAGCGAGGATCGCATTCTTCTGCAATCGGTCGCGCGCGTGATCATCCGCGACGATGTCGGAACTCTCGCCGAGCAGATCAATCAACGCGGCTCGATCGAGGCGCGCATGCCGCGCTTCAAGGCCAATACTCTGGCGCGTATCGACGGCACGCCGCTGCAGCAATTGCGCCGCGACGATCTGTTGCTGGAAAACGGCAGCGGCGGATTTTCTGCGGACGGGCGCGAGTACGTCATCGTCACGACGCAAGCGCAGCGCACGCCGTTGCCGTGGGTCAACGTGCTCGCGAATCCGCAATTCGGTTGCGTGATTTCCGAAAGCGGGCAGTCGTATACCTGGAGCGAAAACGCGCATGAATTCCGGCTCACGCCGTGGCAGAACGATCCGGTCAGCGACAGCGCTGGCGAGGCGGTTTATCTGCGCGACGAGGACAGTGGACATTTCTGGTCACCGACGCCGCTGCCGAGTTGTGGCGTGTCGAACTACATCACGCGGCACGGTTTCGGCTACAGCATTTTCGAACATGTCGAGCAGGGCATCCAGAGCGAGTTGTGCGTGTATGTCGCGCACGATGCGCCGATAAAATTCCTGCGCCTGCGTCTGCACAACCAGAGCGGTTACGCGCGGCGTTTGTCGGCCACGGGTTATGTCGAATGGGTGCTCGCGGATTTGCGTGCGCGCTCGGCGATGCATGTATTCAGCGAAATCGATACCGAGACCGGCGCGTTGTTCGCGCGCAATGCCTACAACATGGAATTCGCCGATCGCGTGGCGTTTTTCGATGTCGACGATTCCACACGCACGCTCACGTGCGACCGTGCGGAGTTCATCGGTCGCAACGGCAGTTTGCGCAGTCCGGCGGCGATGCGTCGCTTGCGCCTTTCCGGCAAGACCGGCGCCGGGCTCGATCCGTGCGCCGCGATCCAGACCGTATTCGAGCTTGGTATCGATGACGAGATCGAAGTGGTTTTCCGCCTCGGCGTGGGTCGCAACGCGCAAGAAGCGCGTGAAGTCGTGCGGCGTTTTCGCAAGCCCGCCGCCGCGCTCGATGCGCTCGAAACGGTTGAGAAATATTGGCAGGAAACGCTCGGCACGGTGCAGATCAATACACCGGATATCGCGCTAAACGCGCTGACCAACGGCTGGCTCGTGTATCAGGTGATGGCGTGCCGGTTGTGGGCGCGCAGTGGTTATTACCAGTCGGGTGGTGCGTTCGGATTCCGCGACCAGTTGCAGGACGCGATGGCGCTCGTGCATGCCGCACCGCAGTTGCTGCGTGCGCAGATTGTGCTCGCCGCGTCACGCCAGTTTCCCGAAGGCGATGTGCAGCATTGGTGGCATCCGCCGGCGGGCCGTGGCGTGCGCACACGTTGCTCGGATGACTACCTGTGGTTGCCGCTGGCGACATTGCGTTATGTGCAGGCGACCGGCGATTACGCGGTGCTGGACGAAGTGATCGGATTCATCGAAGGCCGGCCGGTGAATGCGAACGAGGATTCGCATTACGACTTGCCGATACCGAGTGCACAGACCGCGGATTTGTATACGCATTGCGTTCGCGCGATCGAGCACGGCTTGCGTCTGGGTGAACACGGTTTGCCGCTGATGGGCACCGGCGACTGGAACGATGGCATGAATCTGGTCGGTTTCAACGGCAAGGGTGAAAGCGTCTGGCTCGGTTTTTTCCTGTATCAGATCCTCGATCATTTTCCGCAGGTCTCGCGTCGGCGCAATGATGAAACTTTTGCTAAACGTTGCATCGATGCATCGGCCAAGCTGCGCGAAAACCTCGAACAACATGCGTGGGACGGCGAATGGTATCGCCGTGCGTATTTCGATGACGGCGCCGCACTCGGTTCGTCGGCCAACGACGAATGCCGCATCGATTCGATCGCGCAGAGCTGGTCGGTTTTGTCCGGTGCGGGCAGCGCCGAACGCCGCGCCCAAGCGATGCAATCCTTGTATACGCATCTCGTGCGCAAGGATCTGCAACTGATCCAGTTGCTCGATCCACCGTTCGACACCGGCAAGATGGATCCCGGATACATCCGCGGTTATGTTCCGGGTGTGCGCGAAAACGGTGGCCAATACACCCATGCCGCGGTGTGGGCGACGATGGCATTTGCCGAGCTCGGCGACAGCGCGCGCGCGTGGGAATTGTTCGACATGATCAATCCGATCAACCACGCGCTGACCGCAGCGCAGGTGGATGTGTACAAGGTCGAACCGTATGTCGTCGCAGCGGATGTCTACGCGCGCGAACCGCACGGCGGTCGCGGCGGTTGGACTTGGTATACGGGTTCGGCGGGCTGGTTGTATCGGCTGATTCTGGAATCACTTCTCGGCCTGCGCATCGACGGCGGGCGATTGCATTTGCGCCCGCATCTACGCGACGACTGGCAGGAATTCACCTTGCATTACACCCATGCCAGCACGCGGTATGTGATCGCGGTAAATCGTGTCGCACCGATGCAGGCCGGCGGCGTGAGCCTGGATGGCGTAATGCAAACCGATGCCAGCGTGCCGTTGCTCGATGATGGCCTCGAACACGCGGTGCAGGTTTATGTGGCGCGCTCTGCGAGCTGA